A stretch of Ipomoea triloba cultivar NCNSP0323 chromosome 11, ASM357664v1 DNA encodes these proteins:
- the LOC115996032 gene encoding protein FAR1-RELATED SEQUENCE 5-like: MEGSTTEHANHTGGSEGCDMQISPGNTKYWTPVCNPSIKPSVGQWFLNLDNAIEFYAKYVGKVGFDIRRSSEKKDRQGKILMKWSGETGTDVIRRRTSNRVGCNARIVFKRVGSGGFVVFSLEERHNHCMCSEVSKTFLRVKRKLDLGHQTFITNCAKANIGPIKSFKLFKEMVGDYSKIGATSVDFCNFRRNLLAYIETGDAHLILAKYRQKKEVCPKMYFEYDVDEYDHLCRVFWADPKARRNFARFGDAMSFDATYSTNRYSLVFVPFTGVDHHKKCITFAIGLISKEDVKSYVWLLENFKKCMGHVPQLTVTDQDPAMKSAVAQVFESTRHRFCMWHIMTKVSEKVGSTLAKNEEFRRALNAVVWNEKLKIEEFEVRWHHIMEDYGLSEHKWFKQMFEVREFWIPAYFHNVFMGGLLRTTSRSEAENNVFGSYTSQHASLVEFFLQFEAAIDTQRHKQAKLNADCESKFPEMKTPLKIERHAATIYTIAIFYNVQEEIYAGCVTSRIISKMAEGDSIHFVVEDGDGGLFDVYAKNVDLSFDCTCRMFQRVGLLCRYSLVFVPFTGVDHHKKCITFAIGLISKEXTQVWNEFYNCVGRVCGNTDRLVELATLLKAHSEISTNSNNAVTPSTAKVSVIHSFCGSPKSSDVVVRPPNIAKNKGSRKRLKSIREKVAEKATKAKRLCRTCKQFAHHDSRNCRTCKQFAHHDSRNCPEA; the protein is encoded by the exons ATGGAAGGTTCAACAACCG AGCATGCTAATCATACTGGTGGTTCCGAAGGTTGTGACATGCAAATTTCCCCAGGAAATACAAAATATTGGACTCCGGTCTGCAATCCTTCAATTAAGCCGTCGGTTGGACAGTGGTTCCTAAATTTGGACAATGCTATTGAGTTCTATGCAAAATATGTAGGAAAAGTTGGGTTTGATATACGTCGAAGCTCGGAAAAAAAGGACAGGCAGGGTAAGATTTTGATGAA ATGGAGTGGTGAAACCGGGACAGATGTTATTAGGCGTAGGACATCGAATAGGGTGGGGTGTAATGCACGGATTGTGTTTAAGCGGGTAGGAAGTGGGGGGTTTGTCGTGTTTTCGTTAGAAGAGCGGCATAATCATTGTATGTGTTCGGAGGTGTCAAAAACGTTTTTGAGAGTGAAGCGGAAGTTGGACCTTGGCCATCAGACTTTCATTACCAATTGTGCCAAGGCAAATATTGGGCCGATTAAATCTTTTAAACTGTTTAAAGAAATGGTGGGTGATTATTCAAAAATAGGGGCAACGAGTGTTGATTTCTGTAATTTCAGACGTAATTTGTTGGCTTATATTGAGACGGGAGATGCGCATCTAATACTTGCCAAGTATCGACAAAAAAAAGAGGTGTGCCCGAAGATGTACTTCGAGTACGATGTAGATGAGTATGACCATTTATGTCGGGTGTTTTGGGCGGATCCAAAGGCTAGAAGGAACTTTGCACGATTTGGAGATGCAATGTCGTTTGATGCTACATACAGTACGAACag GTATAGCCTGGTTTTTGTCCCTTTCACTGGGGTGGACCATCACAAGAAATGCATTACATTCGCTATAGGGTTAATATCTAAGGAAGATGTAAAATCATATGTCTGGCTGCTTGAGAATTTCAAGAAATGCATGGGGCATGTGCCGCAGTTGACAGTGACCGATCAAGATCCCGCCATGAAGAGTGCCGTTGCACAGGTGTTTGAATCAACTCGCCATCGTTTCTGCATGTGGCATATCATGACCAAGGTTAGCGAGAAGGTAGGGTCAACATTGGCAAAGAACGAAGAGTTTCGTAGGGCATTGAATGCTGTTGTGTGGAATGAGAAACTTAAAATTGAAGAGTTTGAGGTTAGGTGGCATCATATTATGGAGGACTACGGGCTCAGTGAACACAAATGGTTCAAGCAAATGTTTGAGGTGCGTGAATTTTGGATTCCTGCATATTTCCACAACGTCTTCATGGGAGGGTTATTACGAACTACATCACGGTCAGAAGCAGAGAATAATGTATTCGGGAGTTACACTAGCCAACACGCTAGCTTAGTGGAGTTTTTCTTGCAATTCGAGGCGGCAATAGATACCCAACGGCATAAACAAGCGAAGCTTAATGCAGATTGTGAAAGCAAGTTTCCAGAGATGAAAACCCCGTTGAAGATCGAGCGGCATGCCGCGACTATTTACACCATAGCTATTTTCTATAATGTGCAAGAGGAGATTTATGCGGGGTGTGTCACGTCTCGAATCATATCTAAGATGGCTGAGGGCGATTCTATACACTTCGTGGTTGAAGACGGTGATGGGGGATTATTTGATGTGTACGCGAAGAATGTTGACCTGTCATTTGATTGCACATGTCGAATGTTTCAAAGGGTTGGGTTGTTGTGCAG GTATAGCCTGGTTTTTGTCCCTTTCACTGGGGTGGACCATCACAAGAAATGCATTACATTCGCTATAGGGTTAATATCTAAGGAANTCACCCAAGTTTGGAATGAGTTCTACAATTGTGTTGGCCGTGTATGTGGAAATACCGACCGCCTGGTGGAGTTGGCAACATTATTGAAAGCTCATAGTGAGATATCCACCAATAGCAACAATGCTGTTACCCCAAGTACTGCTAAGGTAAGTGTTATCCATTCATTTTGTGGCTCGCCAAAGTCATCAGATGTTGTTGTCCGGCCACCTAACATTGCTAAGAATAAAGGGTCTAGGAAGCGATTAAAATCGATAAGAGAGAAGGTTGCCGAGAAAGCAACTAAGGCTAAACGGTTGTGTAGGACTTGTAAGCAATTTGCACACCATGATAGTCGTAATTGTCGGACTTGTAAGCAATTTGCACACCATGATAGTCGTAATTGTCCCGAGGCGTAG